From Chryseobacterium sp. H1D6B, a single genomic window includes:
- a CDS encoding CPBP family intramembrane glutamic endopeptidase encodes MNFTGKYSLGILLTFGLLALAMLYSVAVINFLTGTVIFNADKFFYSRIILWIVLLLIFLYSLLIEKNSMLIWEDKKYSLPFYIGAVLLLYLICFVGGGILNGIITFITHEKMSSKLIQLQSIFKNNYFLIFATCITAGVVEELLMRGYIQPRIEKIYNSPFLGILISALLFGILHSTYGTVGQIAVPFFIGLVFAVFYKRYSNIKILIICHFMYDFISLMIMNFIDIKHLSAF; translated from the coding sequence ATGAATTTTACCGGTAAATATTCTTTAGGAATTCTGCTTACTTTCGGGCTTCTTGCTTTGGCAATGCTGTATTCCGTAGCTGTTATCAATTTTCTTACAGGTACAGTCATTTTTAATGCAGATAAGTTTTTTTACAGCAGGATCATTCTGTGGATCGTTTTATTATTAATCTTTCTTTACAGCCTGCTGATAGAGAAAAATTCAATGCTGATCTGGGAAGATAAAAAGTATTCCCTTCCATTTTATATTGGAGCGGTATTATTGCTTTATTTAATCTGTTTTGTAGGCGGTGGAATTCTTAACGGAATTATCACTTTTATCACTCATGAGAAAATGAGCAGTAAACTTATCCAGCTGCAGTCTATTTTTAAAAACAATTACTTCCTTATCTTTGCTACCTGTATTACCGCAGGGGTTGTAGAAGAACTGTTGATGAGAGGATATATACAGCCCAGAATAGAAAAAATATACAACAGTCCGTTTTTAGGAATATTGATATCGGCTCTTTTATTTGGCATTCTTCACAGCACATATGGTACAGTAGGACAGATTGCTGTTCCTTTCTTTATCGGGCTGGTTTTTGCGGTATTTTATAAACGATATTCTAATATTAAAATTCTTATCATCTGTCATTTCATGTATGATTTTATCTCTTTGATGATCATGAATTTTATTGACATTAAACATTTATCTGCTTTTTAA
- a CDS encoding L-threonylcarbamoyladenylate synthase, with protein MAKILKIYPDNPQENLINEVIKTLNNGGLIIYPSDTVYALGCNIFDIKAMEKLAQLKKIKLDKAQFSIICNDLSHLSDFTRPIDTSVFRFLKAHLPGSFTFILEANKSLPLAYKNHKTIGIRIPYHPIPQLIVEKLGHPIASTSIKDDDEIIEYSTDPELIAEKYDHLVDIVIDSGYGDNIASTIVDLTSGEPEIIRQGKGII; from the coding sequence ATGGCAAAAATATTGAAAATCTACCCGGATAATCCGCAGGAAAACCTTATTAATGAAGTAATTAAAACTTTAAATAATGGCGGATTAATTATTTATCCATCCGACACTGTGTATGCTTTAGGATGCAATATTTTTGATATAAAAGCCATGGAAAAGCTGGCACAGCTGAAGAAAATCAAGCTTGATAAAGCCCAATTCTCTATAATTTGTAATGATCTAAGCCATCTTTCAGATTTCACAAGACCAATTGACACTTCTGTTTTCAGATTTTTGAAGGCACATCTTCCCGGTTCTTTTACTTTTATTTTAGAAGCCAACAAAAGCCTGCCTTTAGCTTATAAAAATCATAAAACAATTGGGATCCGTATTCCTTACCATCCAATTCCACAGCTTATCGTTGAAAAACTAGGACATCCTATTGCCTCTACTTCAATAAAAGATGATGATGAGATCATTGAATATTCTACCGATCCGGAACTGATTGCCGAAAAATATGATCATTTAGTAGATATCGTCATTGATTCAGGATATGGAGACAATATCGCTTCTACCATTGTTGATCTGACTTCTGGAGAGCCGGAAATCATAAGACAAGGAAAAGGAATTATCTAA
- a CDS encoding DUF6705 family protein produces the protein MKNIFLFILFCVSISCKSQQIYSLRPLEIDLPQNSYEKDTNNELPSYEGTWRGDWNDKTIYITFKKITNKYDSNFNRYRDYLIGKFTVKNNNGAILFDNTNLSDDNAKIKGVSFRKYGNKYSLVYIDPDLCNTSGSIYINFTDSTNTKLNWKYSPLSNMITSDCQYYNTVPFPTALPQEIVLTKQ, from the coding sequence ATGAAAAATATATTTTTGTTTATCCTTTTTTGCGTTTCAATATCATGTAAATCGCAACAAATTTATTCACTGAGGCCTTTAGAAATTGACCTTCCCCAAAATTCTTATGAAAAAGATACAAACAATGAACTGCCTTCTTATGAAGGAACTTGGAGGGGGGATTGGAATGATAAAACGATCTATATCACTTTTAAAAAGATTACGAATAAATATGACAGTAATTTCAATAGATACAGAGATTATTTAATAGGTAAATTTACTGTGAAAAATAATAATGGGGCTATTTTGTTTGACAACACCAATTTATCAGATGACAATGCTAAAATAAAGGGTGTAAGTTTTAGAAAGTATGGAAATAAATATTCCTTAGTTTATATTGATCCGGATTTATGTAATACTTCTGGAAGTATTTACATAAACTTTACGGATTCAACTAATACAAAATTGAACTGGAAATATAGCCCATTAAGTAACATGATTACCTCAGACTGCCAATATTATAATACCGTTCCATTTCCAACGGCTCTTCCACAAGAAATTGTCTTAACAAAACAATAA
- a CDS encoding BlaI/MecI/CopY family transcriptional regulator: MKIQTLTKAEEQVMQYLWKVEKGFLKDILDLFPEPKPHTNTVSTILKVLKDKDFVDYNVYGRQHEYFPMISQEQYSGKTMKSLVKNYFKGSYKSAVSFLVEKNEMTVEDLEMLLNELKKKN, translated from the coding sequence ATGAAAATTCAGACTTTAACAAAAGCAGAAGAACAGGTGATGCAGTACCTTTGGAAAGTGGAAAAAGGATTTCTTAAAGATATTCTTGACTTATTTCCAGAACCTAAACCGCATACCAATACTGTTTCTACCATTTTAAAAGTATTGAAAGACAAAGACTTTGTAGATTACAATGTTTATGGAAGACAGCACGAGTATTTCCCGATGATCTCTCAGGAGCAGTATTCAGGGAAAACTATGAAAAGTCTAGTGAAAAATTATTTTAAAGGTTCTTATAAAAGCGCTGTTTCTTTCCTTGTAGAAAAAAATGAAATGACAGTGGAGGATCTTGAAATGCTGTTGAACGAACTCAAAAAGAAAAACTAA
- the yaaA gene encoding peroxide stress protein YaaA, giving the protein MKIITSPAKLMNIENSTDLLRSTTPKFIEEAAFIHSYLKHKSPKYLSELMEISTKLADENWERNQNWKPNPKPSESAPAMFAFTGEVYRGLDAKTLDKNAVDYLQKNYRMLSGLYGLLKPSDKVMLYRLEMGRHFEFDQYKNLYAFWREKITDQLNSEMKKNEILLHLASNEYGKVIDRKKLNHPVVDFDFYELKEGKLKTIVVYTKHARGLVVRFCAENNAQTLNDVKAFNYEGYLIDEEKSTDTKLVFTR; this is encoded by the coding sequence ATGAAAATAATAACTTCTCCTGCTAAATTAATGAATATAGAAAACTCAACAGACCTATTGAGATCTACTACTCCGAAATTCATTGAAGAGGCAGCCTTTATACATTCTTATTTAAAACATAAATCTCCAAAATATCTTTCCGAATTGATGGAAATCTCCACCAAACTGGCAGATGAAAACTGGGAAAGAAATCAAAACTGGAAACCCAATCCGAAACCATCTGAATCTGCTCCTGCTATGTTTGCATTTACAGGTGAGGTTTATAGAGGACTTGATGCTAAAACATTAGATAAAAATGCAGTAGATTATCTGCAGAAAAACTACAGAATGCTTTCGGGATTATACGGTCTTCTGAAACCGTCTGATAAAGTAATGCTTTACCGTCTTGAAATGGGCAGGCATTTTGAATTTGACCAATACAAAAATCTATATGCTTTCTGGAGAGAAAAGATCACGGACCAATTGAATTCCGAAATGAAAAAAAACGAGATCCTTCTCCATCTGGCAAGCAACGAATATGGAAAAGTGATCGACAGAAAGAAATTAAACCATCCGGTGGTTGATTTTGATTTTTATGAATTAAAAGAAGGCAAACTGAAGACCATTGTAGTCTACACAAAACACGCAAGAGGTCTCGTAGTAAGGTTCTGCGCCGAAAATAATGCCCAGACATTAAATGATGTAAAAGCATTCAACTATGAAGGCTACCTGATCGATGAAGAAAAATCTACAGATACTAAACTGGTTTTCACAAGATAA
- a CDS encoding DUF6515 family protein → MKLHQQKNKLSTDIIAFSVFILLIPVSALAQRSQHSTHVTAPARVVKPAHVVKPARVVTPARVVTPVRVVAPVHVVTPVRVVTPVRRVPIAFHPAPYPYRYHPYAPYHWRATWHPIGYLMTALTTAAIVITVKNNQYHYDDGVYYTKESNGYKAVPAPIGATISELPKGYASVNVSGANYYYYGGTYYAKESNKYKVVSAPAGAIVSHLPEGAEEKTISGQKYMIYDNVYYQPISKDGQNSYVVVQGK, encoded by the coding sequence ATGAAATTACATCAACAAAAAAATAAATTATCAACAGACATTATTGCATTTTCTGTATTCATACTTTTGATTCCTGTTTCAGCGTTAGCACAGCGTTCTCAACATTCTACACATGTCACTGCACCTGCTCGCGTTGTTAAACCTGCTCATGTTGTTAAACCCGCCCGTGTTGTTACACCCGCTCGTGTTGTTACACCTGTACGCGTTGTTGCACCTGTACATGTTGTTACACCTGTACGTGTTGTTACACCCGTACGTCGTGTCCCTATAGCATTTCATCCAGCACCATATCCATATCGCTATCATCCGTACGCACCTTATCATTGGCGGGCTACATGGCATCCTATAGGTTACCTAATGACAGCCTTAACCACTGCTGCAATTGTGATCACTGTTAAAAACAATCAGTACCATTATGATGACGGAGTTTACTACACAAAAGAATCTAATGGTTACAAAGCTGTACCAGCTCCTATAGGGGCAACTATTTCAGAACTGCCAAAAGGATATGCTTCAGTTAATGTATCTGGAGCAAACTATTATTATTACGGCGGAACATACTACGCTAAAGAATCTAACAAATATAAAGTAGTAAGTGCACCAGCGGGCGCTATCGTCAGCCATCTTCCCGAAGGAGCTGAAGAAAAAACAATAAGCGGTCAAAAATATATGATTTATGATAATGTTTACTATCAGCCTATTTCAAAAGACGGACAAAATAGCTATGTCGTTGTACAAGGAAAATAA
- a CDS encoding serine hydrolase domain-containing protein — MQISTVKVVICFQFIFCLILYSCAKKPEEIIKEYYKTGKFNGTVLIMKNNRIIYDEALGFSNFQTQEELTITTPFYIASLSKPFTAAGIIILQQKGLLAYDDKASKYLPELPDYAGNITIKQLLNHTSGIPDYESVLMGKKGLTNQDILYWLQHQKKLKFSPGDRFEYSNSGYIILSLIIEKVSGKSYSQFINENIFIPLNMAHTKVCDESRPFIENKAVGFNEHKQLDDYSILTTGDGGIYSTAEDLYKFDRALRSFSIINRENEVLLYTPPTLADGQQSVYGFGWFIDGKTASHTGGLNGFRALFWRDLQNNTTIIALTNQGNAFPLNNFLNDIKKSLK; from the coding sequence ATGCAAATTTCTACAGTCAAAGTTGTAATCTGCTTTCAGTTTATATTTTGTTTAATTCTTTATTCCTGTGCAAAAAAACCTGAAGAAATAATAAAAGAATATTACAAAACAGGAAAATTCAACGGTACAGTACTGATCATGAAAAATAACCGCATTATTTATGATGAAGCACTGGGTTTTAGTAATTTTCAGACTCAGGAAGAACTTACTATAACTACTCCTTTTTATATTGCGTCTTTAAGCAAGCCTTTTACTGCGGCAGGTATTATTATATTACAGCAGAAAGGATTATTGGCCTATGATGATAAAGCTTCAAAGTATCTTCCGGAACTTCCCGATTACGCAGGAAACATCACCATAAAACAGCTGCTAAACCATACTTCAGGAATTCCTGATTATGAATCTGTTCTAATGGGAAAAAAAGGACTTACCAATCAGGATATACTCTACTGGCTCCAGCATCAGAAAAAACTAAAGTTCTCACCTGGAGACCGGTTTGAATACAGTAACAGCGGTTATATCATCTTATCTTTAATAATAGAAAAGGTTTCAGGAAAATCATACAGCCAGTTTATCAATGAAAATATTTTTATCCCTTTAAACATGGCGCATACAAAAGTGTGTGATGAAAGCAGACCGTTTATAGAAAACAAAGCTGTAGGCTTCAATGAGCATAAACAGTTAGATGATTATTCAATACTGACCACTGGAGACGGCGGTATTTATTCTACGGCAGAAGATCTGTATAAATTTGATCGGGCATTAAGGAGCTTTTCAATCATTAACAGAGAAAATGAAGTATTACTATATACTCCTCCCACATTAGCTGATGGACAGCAGTCAGTTTATGGATTTGGATGGTTTATTGATGGAAAAACAGCGAGCCACACAGGAGGTTTAAATGGGTTTAGAGCTCTTTTCTGGAGAGATCTCCAGAACAATACAACCATTATTGCTCTTACCAATCAAGGGAATGCGTTTCCTTTAAATAATTTTCTCAACGATATTAAGAAATCTTTAAAATAA
- a CDS encoding DUF6705 family protein yields MKNIFLFILFCASISCKSQQIYSLRPLKIDLPQNSYEKDTNNELPAYEGTWKGTWNGKVIYVTFKKITNTYDDVFKYYRDYLIGKFKVFDGNGTTLFDNTNSSDNNAKITGINFRRYNTKYSLIYTDPDLCNTSGDIFINFTDSTNTKLNWKYNKDNNMITTDCQYYNTIPFPTALPQEIVLTKQ; encoded by the coding sequence ATGAAAAATATATTTTTGTTTATACTTTTCTGCGCTTCAATCTCATGTAAATCGCAACAAATTTATTCACTAAGACCTTTAAAAATTGACCTTCCCCAAAACTCTTATGAAAAAGATACTAATAATGAACTTCCTGCTTATGAAGGAACTTGGAAAGGAACTTGGAATGGTAAGGTTATTTACGTGACCTTTAAGAAGATTACGAATACATATGATGATGTATTCAAATATTACAGGGATTATTTAATTGGAAAATTTAAAGTATTTGATGGCAATGGGACAACCTTGTTTGACAACACCAATTCATCAGATAATAATGCCAAAATTACTGGTATAAATTTTAGAAGATATAATACTAAATATTCTCTTATTTATACTGATCCAGATTTGTGTAATACTTCAGGAGATATTTTTATCAATTTTACAGATTCTACTAACACAAAATTGAACTGGAAGTATAATAAAGATAATAATATGATCACTACAGACTGCCAATATTATAATACCATTCCATTTCCAACAGCACTTCCACAAGAAATTGTCTTAACAAAACAGTAA
- the prmC gene encoding peptide chain release factor N(5)-glutamine methyltransferase translates to MTISEFKKYFSTELSDIYTASESSFLYSIFVHKIVGFDAFYQRRFADQELLINDEKQLQKAVFELKANKPYQHILGETEFYGMKFFVDENVLIPRPETEELLETAILQIRHYIVIHHELQHHEESQDSPLGMINRKLKILDIGTGSGVIPLVLKKYFPEAEVHSIDFSEKALQTAKKNAAFHQLEVNFIHTDYLNTALNENFDIIISNPPYIGIDEEHEIADSVKEFEPKMALFSPTSDALIFYRKIAEDSKNHLKQDGLLFLEINQKLGPETLDLYTHLFSKAELVKDLSGNDRFIIGKK, encoded by the coding sequence ATGACAATTTCAGAATTTAAAAAATATTTCAGTACAGAACTTTCCGATATTTATACAGCATCTGAAAGCTCATTTCTATATTCCATTTTTGTACACAAAATTGTCGGTTTTGACGCCTTTTATCAAAGAAGATTTGCTGATCAGGAACTCTTAATAAATGATGAAAAACAGCTTCAAAAAGCAGTTTTTGAGCTAAAAGCCAATAAACCTTATCAGCATATTCTGGGTGAAACAGAATTCTACGGGATGAAATTCTTCGTGGATGAAAATGTATTGATCCCTAGACCCGAAACAGAAGAACTGCTGGAAACTGCTATTCTTCAGATCAGACATTATATTGTCATTCACCATGAACTACAGCATCATGAAGAGTCTCAAGATTCTCCTCTGGGAATGATAAACAGAAAATTGAAAATCCTTGATATTGGAACCGGAAGCGGAGTGATTCCTCTTGTACTCAAAAAATATTTCCCGGAAGCAGAGGTACATTCAATCGATTTTTCGGAAAAAGCACTTCAGACTGCGAAAAAGAACGCTGCTTTTCATCAGCTTGAGGTTAACTTTATTCATACAGATTATCTCAATACTGCTCTGAATGAGAATTTTGATATAATCATTTCAAATCCGCCGTACATAGGGATAGATGAAGAACACGAAATCGCTGATTCTGTAAAAGAATTTGAACCCAAAATGGCACTGTTCTCCCCCACTTCTGATGCATTGATCTTTTACAGGAAAATTGCAGAAGACTCAAAAAATCATTTGAAACAAGACGGGCTTTTATTTTTAGAAATCAATCAAAAACTCGGTCCGGAAACATTAGATTTATACACCCATTTATTCTCAAAAGCAGAACTTGTAAAAGATTTATCAGGGAATGACCGTTTTATTATTGGAAAGAAATAA
- a CDS encoding NAD-dependent epimerase/dehydratase family protein yields the protein MKKVFVTGITGLLGTNVVIKLLKDDYFVIALVRKKSSYNGKENENLRLIEGDLFTDITEYVQGVHYFIHIAAETSQNLVSYERYKKINYEAVIHLFSHAVTAEVEKFLFVSTANTLGFGSVGNPGNEGRKQKFPFTESLYAKSKLEAENYLLRHNNMTEVIIFNPTFMIGAYDQKPSSGKIIFWGWKKTVVFYPKGGKNFVHAADAADGILQGMKKGKNGEKYILASENLKYKTFFKILNQVTNQDPVMIPIPDFILISLGFAGDFLRLCNIKTNLSSANMKALRIDNFYSSQKSVEDLGLIYQPVGNAVKDAVEYFEQNKKI from the coding sequence ATGAAAAAAGTTTTTGTGACCGGAATTACAGGTCTTCTGGGAACTAATGTTGTAATTAAATTATTAAAAGATGATTATTTTGTTATTGCTCTGGTGCGCAAGAAAAGCAGCTATAATGGTAAAGAAAATGAAAACCTCAGACTGATTGAAGGTGATTTATTTACAGACATTACAGAATATGTGCAGGGCGTCCATTATTTTATTCATATTGCTGCAGAAACCAGCCAGAATCTCGTTTCGTATGAAAGGTATAAAAAGATAAATTATGAAGCGGTGATTCATTTGTTTTCGCATGCTGTAACGGCTGAAGTTGAAAAATTTTTGTTTGTAAGTACGGCGAATACATTGGGATTTGGAAGTGTAGGGAATCCTGGAAATGAAGGTAGAAAGCAAAAGTTTCCTTTTACCGAATCGCTTTATGCTAAAAGTAAATTAGAAGCGGAAAACTATCTTTTGCGGCATAACAATATGACAGAAGTTATCATATTTAATCCAACTTTTATGATTGGAGCCTACGATCAGAAGCCCAGCTCTGGAAAAATTATCTTTTGGGGATGGAAGAAGACAGTCGTTTTCTACCCAAAAGGAGGGAAAAACTTCGTCCACGCAGCAGATGCCGCAGATGGAATTTTACAAGGGATGAAAAAAGGAAAGAATGGCGAAAAATATATTTTGGCCAGTGAAAATTTAAAATATAAAACCTTTTTCAAAATCCTTAATCAAGTGACAAACCAGGATCCGGTAATGATTCCAATTCCTGATTTTATATTGATTTCACTCGGTTTTGCAGGTGACTTTTTGCGATTATGCAATATCAAAACTAATCTAAGCTCTGCGAATATGAAAGCCCTCCGAATTGATAATTTTTATTCAAGTCAAAAGTCAGTGGAAGACTTAGGGCTTATTTATCAGCCTGTGGGAAATGCCGTTAAAGATGCCGTGGAATATTTTGAACAGAACAAGAAAATTTAA
- a CDS encoding DUF4180 domain-containing protein → MQLKSHTINNTKIAEIVSDEIIIESAQDGLDLLGDMYYQGFDSIIIYEKNIIPDFFDLKTKIAGDILQKFSNYRVRLAIIGDFTQYQSKSIKDFIFESNNSRHVNFLKTVHEALESLSN, encoded by the coding sequence ATGCAGCTAAAATCTCATACTATAAACAACACAAAAATAGCGGAAATAGTTTCTGATGAAATCATCATAGAATCTGCCCAAGACGGACTAGATCTTTTAGGAGACATGTACTATCAGGGTTTCGACAGTATCATCATCTATGAAAAGAATATTATACCGGATTTTTTCGATCTTAAAACAAAAATAGCAGGTGATATTCTTCAGAAATTTTCTAATTACAGAGTCCGTTTAGCCATTATAGGAGATTTCACGCAGTATCAGAGTAAGAGTATTAAAGATTTTATTTTTGAGAGTAATAATTCAAGACACGTTAATTTTTTAAAAACTGTGCACGAAGCTTTAGAAAGCCTTTCAAATTGA
- a CDS encoding T9SS type A sorting domain-containing protein, whose protein sequence is MKKLFIYFVLIFSFTGLKAQNVIITQATGWLESAYVKWTPVSTADSYRVYYTGGGFTNKIIDTQLIRSYGSYYRADILGLSAGNYTIKVVPVTGNIEGTAAVSGSVTVLPHDRTGFAHSNNRIPGAYNLDGTLKANAVVLYITQDTKNTVSLNVTGANANPCVGLQTILDGFKKGNDTRPLAVRLIGNITDPNYLLNGDAVIENKNNAASSITFEGVGSDAVVNGWGVRIKTATNIEVRNLGFMLTDASEGDNLSLQQDNSYIWAHNCDLFYGAPGSDADQAKGDGALDAKKSTYVTFSYNHFWDNGKSSLLGLSENTTSGLYITYHHNWFDHSDSRHPRIRYYSAHVYNNYYDGNSKYGVGSTMGSSVFVEGNYFRNCKYPILISKQGTDIAGGSAGTFSGENGGLVKAYNNYMINQTAFVIYNASTNPNQFDAYAASTRNETLSSSIKALLGAGTYNNFDTDPSLYINSLVPDSPAAAKDKVMQYSGRVSGGDISWTFNNAVDDTSSAVNTGLLALLQNYTSSLVFVQGISSAPASSQALNIPSNNDQTVTTGNAITPMIFTWSGTATDAVITGLPASGISFVKNTAAKTITISGTPTADVDFTVTTTGTSGTAVSGTGSISVTSSTIPQGNEIHNFTASGLSSSFYTFTSGNLNSTDGTASYDGISLTKRLKIESATAISYTTPQTSTLTLVFDPSFNGTIKLDGTSYTASSGVVVIPNAASGTHTITKGSVANLYYIKTEYASSAVLAVRENNTEKVILYPNPVEKTLTISLSDKSTAEQVTLTNNSGQTVKTIKGNVSSIDMSSFKSGIYFLQIKTNKGVINQKVIKK, encoded by the coding sequence ATGAAAAAACTATTCATTTATTTTGTGCTTATTTTCAGCTTCACCGGGCTGAAGGCGCAAAACGTTATCATCACCCAAGCCACAGGCTGGCTTGAATCTGCTTATGTAAAATGGACTCCCGTTAGCACCGCTGACAGCTATAGGGTGTATTATACCGGAGGCGGTTTCACCAATAAAATTATCGATACCCAACTGATAAGAAGTTACGGCTCTTATTACCGAGCAGATATTTTAGGACTGAGTGCCGGAAATTACACCATCAAAGTAGTTCCTGTTACCGGAAATATTGAAGGTACAGCTGCTGTTTCAGGTTCAGTAACGGTTCTTCCTCATGACAGAACAGGCTTTGCCCACAGTAACAATAGAATTCCGGGCGCTTACAATCTTGACGGAACATTAAAAGCCAATGCTGTTGTTCTGTACATCACCCAAGACACAAAGAATACGGTTTCATTGAATGTAACCGGAGCTAATGCTAATCCATGTGTAGGTTTACAGACTATTCTGGACGGATTTAAGAAGGGAAATGATACCCGCCCGCTGGCTGTAAGGCTGATTGGAAATATTACCGATCCCAATTATCTGCTGAATGGTGATGCAGTAATTGAAAATAAAAACAATGCGGCGAGTTCTATTACTTTTGAAGGTGTAGGCTCGGATGCTGTAGTGAACGGTTGGGGTGTGAGAATTAAAACTGCTACGAATATTGAAGTCCGCAACCTAGGTTTTATGCTTACGGATGCTTCTGAGGGTGACAATCTAAGCCTGCAGCAGGACAACAGCTATATCTGGGCACACAACTGTGATCTCTTTTATGGAGCTCCGGGCTCAGATGCAGACCAGGCAAAAGGCGACGGCGCATTAGATGCAAAAAAATCCACTTATGTCACATTTTCATACAATCATTTCTGGGACAACGGAAAGAGTTCTCTTCTAGGGCTGAGCGAAAACACTACATCCGGATTATATATAACCTATCATCATAACTGGTTTGATCATTCTGATTCCAGACATCCTCGTATACGCTACTACTCTGCTCATGTCTATAATAATTATTACGACGGAAACTCTAAATACGGAGTCGGCTCTACGATGGGTTCTTCGGTTTTTGTAGAAGGCAACTACTTTAGAAACTGCAAATATCCAATACTGATCTCCAAACAGGGCACTGACATTGCAGGGGGATCTGCCGGGACTTTTTCGGGGGAAAACGGCGGGCTGGTAAAAGCCTACAATAACTACATGATTAACCAGACCGCTTTTGTTATTTATAATGCATCCACCAACCCGAACCAGTTTGATGCGTATGCCGCTTCAACGAGAAACGAAACATTGAGCAGCAGTATTAAAGCTTTGCTGGGAGCAGGCACCTATAATAATTTTGATACTGATCCTTCTCTATACATCAATTCTTTGGTGCCGGATTCTCCTGCAGCAGCAAAAGATAAAGTAATGCAGTATTCGGGAAGAGTTTCTGGAGGAGATATCAGCTGGACATTCAACAATGCAGTGGATGATACTTCTTCTGCAGTGAATACCGGACTTTTGGCTCTGCTGCAAAACTATACTTCTTCTTTGGTTTTTGTACAGGGAATTTCTTCAGCTCCGGCAAGCTCTCAGGCCTTAAACATTCCTTCCAACAATGACCAGACCGTAACTACAGGAAATGCAATCACTCCTATGATATTCACCTGGAGCGGAACAGCCACAGACGCTGTTATTACTGGACTTCCGGCTTCCGGAATAAGCTTCGTGAAAAATACTGCGGCAAAAACAATTACCATATCCGGAACACCGACGGCTGATGTAGATTTTACTGTAACCACCACAGGCACCTCCGGTACAGCAGTATCAGGAACAGGAAGTATTTCAGTAACCAGCAGTACAATACCGCAGGGCAATGAAATCCACAACTTTACGGCTTCGGGCTTGAGCAGCTCATTCTATACTTTCACTTCCGGAAACCTTAACTCTACAGACGGTACCGCTTCGTACGACGGAATAAGTTTAACAAAACGTTTAAAAATAGAGTCTGCAACAGCAATAAGTTATACAACTCCTCAGACTTCTACGCTTACATTAGTTTTTGATCCATCATTCAACGGTACAATAAAGCTTGACGGCACTTCTTATACTGCTTCATCGGGGGTAGTGGTCATTCCAAACGCTGCATCAGGAACACATACTATTACGAAAGGAAGTGTGGCTAATTTATATTATATCAAGACAGAATATGCTTCGTCAGCAGTTTTGGCTGTCCGCGAAAATAATACAGAAAAAGTAATTCTGTACCCAAATCCGGTTGAAAAAACGCTTACTATTTCTCTTTCAGATAAAAGTACGGCAGAACAGGTTACGCTAACTAATAATTCCGGACAGACCGTAAAAACCATCAAAGGAAATGTCAGTTCAATTGACATGAGCAGTTTTAAAAGCGGTATTTATTTTTTACAGATTAAAACCAACAAAGGGGTCATCAACCAAAAAGTGATCAAAAAATAA